The Terriglobia bacterium genome contains a region encoding:
- a CDS encoding efflux RND transporter permease subunit, with protein MLLSDLSIKQPVFATMLMVGLVVLGIFSYKELSTDLFPNVDLPVVSVRTLYPGVSPETVETEVTKRIEEAINPIQGVRHISSVTSEGFSSVVAEFQLGTNIYSAAQDVRSKVSALRRDFPTGVEEPVIERLDPADLPILSLSVTSEQLSPKQLTSLVEKVISKRLENIEGVGSLTIVGGQRREIQILLDPARMKSYNLTVPEVVTALRRENLEVPAGKIEHGRMEELVRVDGKFADADGFQALIVKSIHGVPVYLNEVASVADGYEEQRTLALIDGRRALALEIRKQSGGNTVNVAEAVKAALPRLNQEFSGRAQIAVVKDLSTFIRDSVEDVRNTLILGAIFTVFVVFIFLNSWRSTVITGLTLPVSIISAFIVMKIFGFSLNILTLMGLSLAVGLLIDDAIVVRENIVRHMQHGRGHYEAARIGTSEIGLAVMATTFSIIAVFVPIAFMKGIVGRFFYEFGITVAFAVLVSLFVSFTMDPMLSSRWYDPAITAGRRRGLSRVLEAFDRQFERLHGVYEKTIGFALRHRAWVLGIAFLLFVAALSVFPRLGTTFMPDFDRGEFQVSFKSAPGASLEQTESIAGDIIGTIARQPGIAYTFTTIGAGASGSMNEGVIYVKLKPKAVRQLSDYQLRSLLRSQFASYGLATTSVEEVTEMGDAKPVQISVRGPDLAGLDRLSMQVADLARAVPGAVDVDRSLDRDKPEVKIRIDRKLASDLGINLDSVAVTLRALLNGEVATQFEDPEGDAYDVRVRLAAQQRRALETLNDVDILSSKKDLAGKDMLIPVGQVAGFQRSTSASQIRRYDLIREVRVSANTAGRPMGDVVNDIRARGSALNLPSGFEVLYTGEAEDMRESFGYIYDALILAVVFIYLILASQFGSFTHPLAIMLSLPLSLIGVVGMLLLTGDTLNIMSMIGLILLMGLVTKNAILLIDYTNKLRRGGIERDAALGKAGNTRLRPIVMTTLAMIFGMLPLAFQIGAGSEIRAPMARAVIGGLITSTLLTLLAVPVVYSLLDDLMRKVFPARKPLEAKANQGAPV; from the coding sequence ATGCTGCTTTCGGATCTTTCTATAAAACAGCCGGTTTTTGCCACCATGCTTATGGTGGGTCTGGTAGTGCTCGGCATCTTTTCCTACAAGGAATTGTCCACGGACCTGTTCCCGAATGTGGATCTTCCGGTAGTCAGTGTTCGCACTCTCTATCCCGGGGTCTCGCCCGAAACAGTGGAGACGGAGGTCACGAAGCGCATCGAAGAGGCGATCAACCCGATCCAGGGGGTGCGTCATATCTCATCGGTTACCTCGGAAGGCTTTTCGAGCGTCGTGGCCGAATTCCAGCTCGGCACGAACATCTATTCCGCCGCACAGGACGTGCGCAGCAAGGTGAGCGCCCTGCGCCGGGATTTCCCGACCGGCGTGGAAGAGCCCGTGATCGAGCGCCTGGATCCTGCGGATCTTCCCATTCTCTCGCTCTCGGTCACCTCGGAGCAGCTCTCCCCGAAGCAGCTCACTTCGCTGGTTGAGAAAGTCATCTCCAAGCGCCTCGAGAACATCGAAGGGGTGGGATCACTTACCATTGTGGGCGGGCAACGGCGCGAGATCCAGATTCTGCTCGATCCGGCCAGGATGAAGAGCTACAACCTCACCGTGCCGGAAGTCGTAACCGCGCTGCGGAGAGAAAACCTCGAAGTGCCGGCAGGGAAGATCGAACACGGCCGGATGGAAGAGCTCGTCCGCGTCGACGGCAAATTTGCCGACGCGGACGGCTTTCAGGCCCTGATTGTCAAATCGATCCACGGCGTGCCGGTCTACCTGAATGAAGTGGCGTCCGTGGCGGACGGCTACGAGGAGCAGCGGACCCTGGCGTTGATTGACGGCCGGAGAGCGCTGGCGCTGGAGATCAGGAAGCAGTCAGGCGGCAACACCGTCAACGTCGCGGAGGCCGTGAAGGCGGCGCTTCCCAGGTTGAACCAGGAGTTTTCCGGCCGGGCGCAGATCGCCGTGGTCAAGGACCTGTCGACCTTCATTCGCGACTCCGTCGAGGATGTGCGCAACACTCTGATTCTCGGCGCCATCTTCACGGTCTTTGTGGTCTTCATTTTCCTCAACAGCTGGCGCAGCACGGTGATCACGGGGCTGACGCTGCCGGTGTCGATCATTTCCGCCTTCATCGTGATGAAGATCTTCGGGTTCAGCCTGAACATCCTGACCCTCATGGGGCTCTCGCTTGCCGTCGGCCTGCTGATCGACGATGCCATCGTCGTGCGCGAGAACATTGTCCGGCACATGCAGCACGGCCGCGGTCACTATGAGGCGGCGCGCATCGGCACATCGGAGATCGGGCTGGCCGTGATGGCCACCACCTTTTCGATTATCGCCGTGTTCGTTCCGATAGCCTTTATGAAGGGAATCGTCGGGCGCTTCTTCTATGAATTCGGCATCACGGTGGCGTTTGCCGTGCTTGTCTCGCTATTCGTCTCCTTTACGATGGACCCGATGCTGTCGTCGCGCTGGTACGATCCGGCCATCACCGCGGGGCGCCGCCGCGGTCTGAGCCGTGTGCTGGAGGCGTTCGACCGGCAATTCGAGCGGCTGCACGGCGTGTACGAGAAGACGATCGGCTTTGCGCTGCGCCATCGCGCCTGGGTTCTCGGCATTGCCTTCCTGTTGTTCGTCGCCGCGCTTTCGGTTTTCCCGCGCCTGGGAACCACATTTATGCCGGATTTTGACCGGGGGGAATTCCAGGTGAGCTTCAAGTCAGCGCCCGGGGCGAGCCTGGAGCAGACCGAGAGCATAGCCGGGGACATCATCGGCACGATTGCGCGCCAGCCTGGGATCGCCTACACGTTTACGACGATCGGGGCGGGAGCTTCCGGTTCCATGAACGAAGGAGTGATTTACGTCAAGCTCAAGCCAAAAGCCGTGCGGCAACTATCCGACTACCAACTGCGCAGCCTGTTGCGCTCGCAATTCGCCTCCTACGGTCTCGCGACCACCAGCGTGGAAGAGGTGACGGAGATGGGGGACGCCAAACCGGTCCAGATCAGCGTGCGCGGCCCAGACCTGGCGGGACTGGATCGACTCTCGATGCAGGTAGCCGATCTGGCCCGCGCCGTGCCGGGTGCGGTCGACGTCGACCGCAGCCTGGACCGGGACAAGCCCGAGGTTAAAATCCGCATTGACCGCAAGCTGGCCTCCGACCTGGGCATCAATCTCGACTCGGTAGCCGTGACGCTCCGGGCGCTGCTCAACGGGGAAGTGGCGACCCAGTTTGAAGATCCCGAGGGGGATGCTTACGATGTCAGAGTGCGCCTGGCGGCGCAGCAGCGGCGCGCGCTCGAGACGCTCAATGACGTCGACATCCTCAGCTCCAAAAAAGATTTGGCGGGGAAGGACATGCTGATCCCGGTCGGCCAGGTGGCCGGCTTCCAGCGGAGCACGAGCGCATCCCAGATCCGCCGTTATGATCTGATCCGCGAGGTGCGCGTCTCGGCCAACACAGCGGGACGGCCGATGGGGGATGTCGTCAACGACATTCGGGCGCGCGGTTCCGCACTGAATCTCCCGTCGGGATTCGAAGTCCTGTACACCGGCGAAGCGGAGGACATGCGCGAGAGTTTCGGTTATATTTACGACGCCCTCATTCTGGCCGTCGTTTTCATCTACCTGATCCTGGCGTCGCAGTTCGGGAGCTTCACGCATCCGCTCGCCATTATGCTCTCGCTTCCTCTGTCCCTCATCGGCGTGGTCGGCATGTTGCTGCTGACGGGCGACACTCTGAACATCATGTCGATGATCGGGCTGATTCTGCTCATGGGGCTGGTCACCAAGAATGCGATCCTGCTGATCGACTACACCAACAAACTGCGCCGGGGCGGGATAGAGCGGGACGCAGCGCTGGGGAAAGCGGGCAACACGCGCCTGCGCCCCATCGTCATGACGACGCTGGCGATGATCTTCGGCATGCTGCCGCTCGCCTTCCAGATCGGCGCCGGCTCCGAGATCAGGGCACCCATGGCAAGAGCCGTGATCGGCGGCTTGATCACTTCGACGCTG
- a CDS encoding efflux RND transporter periplasmic adaptor subunit has translation MKKCAGIILFLTLTAAAQWRCSSNGTAVSTGIPGPAPAAELAVKVAPVSVVDWPVTIPISGSLRSQSNVEIKSEVGGRLTATYFEEGDAVHKDQLLAEIDPVNYRLAYDQAAATLAVAQAGLDRIQVTLDHARREKERADNLLRTGGITEKDHQAAVTGVKEAESQARLAQAQIDQARSAVNIADKALKDCRIVAPADGQVRRRYLDRGSLLAPGASVYSLVDNARLELECLVPSYQLSGVRLGQRAAFTTPTWGERRFGGNVSAVNPMVESDNRSVKVIVKIANPGGELRSGMFARGEIEVRIESKAIVIPRSALVVGQEQSSSGRVYVVSGGRALQREVQVGGVRQDQLWIQRGLAEGDQVIVDIGPSLKDGVPVRAIPDRSAGEQ, from the coding sequence ATGAAGAAATGTGCAGGGATCATCTTGTTCCTGACCTTGACGGCCGCCGCACAGTGGCGGTGCAGCAGCAACGGGACTGCGGTGAGCACAGGCATTCCCGGCCCCGCGCCCGCCGCCGAGCTGGCAGTCAAGGTTGCACCCGTTTCCGTAGTGGATTGGCCGGTTACGATCCCGATTTCGGGGAGCCTGCGCTCGCAGTCGAACGTGGAAATCAAGTCCGAGGTCGGAGGCAGGCTGACGGCCACCTATTTTGAGGAGGGCGACGCGGTGCACAAGGACCAGTTGCTGGCCGAAATTGATCCCGTCAACTACCGCCTGGCCTATGATCAAGCCGCGGCGACGCTGGCGGTGGCACAGGCTGGGCTGGACCGGATTCAGGTCACACTGGATCATGCGCGGCGCGAGAAGGAGCGGGCAGACAACCTGCTGCGCACCGGAGGCATCACCGAGAAAGACCACCAGGCGGCGGTTACCGGGGTGAAAGAAGCCGAGTCCCAGGCGCGTCTGGCCCAGGCGCAGATCGACCAGGCGCGCTCGGCCGTGAACATTGCCGACAAGGCCCTCAAGGACTGCCGGATCGTCGCGCCGGCCGACGGCCAGGTGCGCCGCAGGTACCTCGACAGAGGATCGTTGCTGGCGCCGGGAGCATCCGTCTACAGCCTGGTCGACAATGCCCGTCTGGAACTGGAGTGTCTCGTGCCCTCCTACCAGCTGTCCGGCGTCAGGCTGGGGCAGCGGGCCGCATTCACAACGCCGACCTGGGGCGAGCGCCGGTTCGGAGGGAATGTCTCGGCGGTCAACCCCATGGTCGAGTCCGACAACCGCTCCGTCAAGGTCATTGTGAAGATCGCGAATCCCGGGGGCGAGCTGCGCAGCGGCATGTTTGCCCGCGGCGAAATCGAGGTACGCATCGAGAGCAAGGCCATCGTGATCCCGCGATCGGCCCTGGTCGTCGGGCAGGAGCAGTCGTCTTCGGGGAGAGTGTATGTGGTCTCGGGCGGCCGCGCGCTCCAGCGCGAGGTTCAGGTGGGCGGGGTCCGCCAGGACCAGCTATGGATTCAGCGGGGGCTGGCGGAGGGCGATCAGGTTATTGTCGACATAGGGCCCTCGTTGAAGGATGGCGTGCCGGTGCGCGCCATCCCGGACCGCTCTGCCGGGGAGCAATGA
- a CDS encoding TolC family protein, which produces MKSVLHFLIAAVLAVPGASVALGQSVPATLTLSDAVRLALERNPEVLIAREQLEELKGKITEVRADAYPQVTMQGFGLRLRDPSILNSASFDKLPDEFRSALVPRGANLFDVGLTVTQPLYNAGKVGTAIKLALEGQREKEAALEAVRQRVAFKVFQAFHDLLLAQANLEVVRETYRQREKHLEQARSRFALGVATETDVLRSQVNLANTEPERIRAENTLRLARAALNNLIVADLDAPTAIEGKLDYLPWTVPPATELQGQALEVRPEVLVAKRLLQEARLLGALARSENKLKVDLEGRYGYNIRNPKNLFNQDFNRWNVTLNFRLPFYDGGRKAGQVVQADSRQRAAEHNLAQLENNVRLEIKAATDDLQSSAEAIAAARLNVSQAEKVLEMMQANYQYGAATTLDVMDSQTALTIARNAEINATYQYQIAKGRLRLAAGMPILDGEVKQ; this is translated from the coding sequence ATGAAATCCGTTTTGCATTTTCTCATCGCGGCCGTGTTAGCTGTCCCTGGCGCCTCGGTCGCACTCGGGCAGTCTGTGCCCGCGACTCTTACCCTGTCCGATGCCGTCCGGCTCGCTCTGGAGCGCAATCCGGAAGTTCTGATCGCGCGCGAACAGCTGGAGGAGCTGAAGGGGAAAATAACCGAGGTACGTGCCGATGCCTACCCTCAGGTGACCATGCAGGGATTTGGATTGCGCCTGCGCGATCCCAGCATCCTCAACAGCGCCAGCTTCGACAAACTCCCCGATGAATTCCGCTCCGCGCTCGTGCCGCGGGGTGCCAACCTGTTCGACGTCGGACTGACCGTAACACAGCCGCTCTACAACGCGGGGAAAGTGGGGACGGCTATCAAGCTGGCTCTTGAGGGGCAGCGGGAGAAAGAGGCCGCGCTCGAAGCCGTGCGCCAGCGCGTGGCGTTCAAGGTTTTCCAGGCGTTTCACGATCTGCTGCTGGCGCAGGCCAACCTGGAAGTGGTGCGCGAGACCTACCGCCAGCGGGAGAAACACCTGGAGCAGGCGCGCAGCCGTTTTGCGCTCGGTGTCGCCACGGAGACCGACGTTTTGCGGTCCCAGGTCAACCTCGCCAACACGGAACCGGAGCGCATCCGCGCGGAGAATACGCTCCGGCTCGCACGTGCCGCGCTCAACAATCTGATCGTCGCCGACCTCGATGCCCCAACCGCGATCGAGGGGAAGCTCGATTATCTTCCCTGGACTGTGCCGCCGGCAACCGAACTCCAGGGGCAGGCACTCGAGGTCCGGCCTGAAGTTCTGGTTGCGAAGCGACTCCTCCAGGAGGCCAGGCTGCTGGGAGCGCTCGCCCGAAGTGAGAACAAGCTGAAGGTGGATCTGGAAGGACGCTATGGATACAACATTCGCAATCCCAAAAACCTGTTCAACCAGGACTTCAACCGGTGGAACGTCACCTTGAACTTCCGGCTTCCATTTTACGATGGGGGGCGCAAGGCCGGCCAGGTGGTGCAGGCCGATTCGAGGCAGCGTGCAGCGGAACACAACCTGGCGCAGCTCGAAAACAACGTCAGGCTGGAGATCAAGGCGGCCACGGACGATCTGCAGTCGTCCGCGGAGGCAATCGCGGCGGCGCGCCTGAACGTCTCTCAGGCCGAGAAGGTGCTCGAGATGATGCAGGCGAACTATCAATATGGCGCGGCGACCACCCTGGATGTCATGGATTCGCAGACGGCGCTCACCATCGCGCGCAATGCCGAGATCAATGCGACCTATCAGTACCAGATCGCCAAAGGCCGGCTCAGGCTGGCGGCCGGAATGCCCATCCTCGACGGGGAGGTAAAACAGTGA
- a CDS encoding TetR/AcrR family transcriptional regulator: MRGGREAVLKAAIEIFARKGYAGASTREICREAGVTKPVLYYHFRGKEHLYRELMIDSFGNYQKLLLSAAQTRGTLRERLVRMVQTDFRSTRDDPVRTMFLLRMVFSPGDQHPLFDIVKEMEKERDVIARVLQEGIDSGILKGNTRDLATALIGMQLIATLEHLFTGRATLTRRRAEKYVDVLLRGCTVRHDLDRSV; encoded by the coding sequence ATGCGCGGAGGGCGCGAGGCGGTGCTGAAGGCGGCGATCGAAATCTTTGCCCGGAAGGGATATGCCGGAGCCTCGACGCGCGAGATCTGCCGGGAGGCCGGGGTGACCAAGCCGGTATTGTATTACCACTTCCGCGGCAAGGAACATCTCTACCGAGAACTGATGATCGACTCCTTCGGCAACTACCAGAAGCTGCTGCTGAGCGCGGCGCAGACCCGCGGCACCCTGCGCGAACGGTTGGTGCGCATGGTTCAGACCGACTTCCGATCGACCCGGGACGATCCTGTGCGGACCATGTTTCTCCTGCGCATGGTTTTTTCACCCGGGGATCAGCATCCGCTCTTTGATATCGTCAAGGAAATGGAAAAGGAGCGGGATGTCATTGCCCGGGTTCTGCAGGAGGGTATTGACTCGGGCATCCTGAAGGGGAACACGCGCGACCTGGCTACGGCACTGATAGGGATGCAGCTGATAGCGACGCTCGAGCATCTTTTCACCGGCCGCGCCACGCTCACGCGCCGGCGGGCCGAGAAGTATGTCGATGTGCTGCTTCGGGGCTGCACGGTGCGGCACGACTTAGACCGATCGGTATAG
- a CDS encoding VWA domain-containing protein has product MRYFSGVASAAIFALVLLTGGCGSSPSTSKTPVFNKPNNPEAIRKLLKPAAEAPPQDGIAAAILIDTSGSMQDPVTGSDKKPHPKIQVAQKALLNLLQQFSTFAQKHADKKLLVGIYEFSFRRGQASCRQIVKLGPPDVAAAQSGIKSIVPEGSTPIGDAMIAAARDLEATGLSHRHILVITDGESNMGYLPGDVTRVITQEPDTARAAIYFIAFDIGAELFEPVKDAGGLVLAADSEQQLTDTLDFILTGKILVEQPPAPVRPPHPPTVIRK; this is encoded by the coding sequence ATGAGGTATTTCAGCGGTGTCGCATCAGCGGCGATTTTTGCTCTTGTCTTATTGACCGGAGGTTGTGGTTCATCGCCGTCGACCTCCAAGACGCCGGTTTTTAACAAACCCAACAATCCCGAAGCGATCAGGAAGCTGCTGAAGCCTGCGGCCGAGGCGCCGCCTCAGGATGGCATCGCAGCGGCGATCCTTATCGATACCTCGGGAAGTATGCAGGATCCCGTGACGGGCTCAGATAAAAAGCCGCATCCCAAGATCCAGGTGGCGCAGAAAGCCCTGCTCAATCTTCTCCAGCAGTTCAGCACTTTTGCGCAAAAGCATGCCGACAAAAAACTCCTGGTGGGCATCTACGAGTTCAGCTTCCGCAGAGGCCAGGCTTCCTGCCGGCAGATCGTAAAGCTCGGCCCGCCCGATGTCGCAGCCGCCCAGAGCGGCATCAAAAGTATCGTGCCGGAGGGCAGCACGCCCATTGGAGACGCTATGATCGCCGCGGCACGTGACCTTGAAGCCACGGGTCTCTCGCATCGCCACATCCTGGTCATAACCGACGGTGAAAGCAACATGGGCTACCTGCCGGGAGATGTGACCAGAGTCATCACGCAGGAACCCGACACGGCCCGCGCGGCGATTTACTTCATCGCATTCGACATCGGGGCCGAGCTTTTCGAGCCGGTCAAAGATGCGGGAGGACTGGTTCTGGCCGCCGACAGCGAGCAGCAGCTTACCGATACCCTCGATTTTATCCTGACGGGGAAGATCCTGGTCGAGCAGCCGCCCGCTCCCGTGCGCCCGCCGCATCCTCCCACGGTCATCCGCAAATAG
- a CDS encoding OmpA family protein, whose amino-acid sequence MAEQGARLTPLGKIISILLILGVIGAGAWIVMRGGVGGKPGGGLFSQAPETEAPDTTGVTTVKEYKYVPSDRLPPVKGVSQYQWDPNEKILHFTYNVWAGWLPVIAANGGTKPNPDSIFAKKYGFRVQMDLMDDPVAARDAFAAGKVHTLWGTVDMIVLMAPELIKDSRTAPRVMQQIDWSNGGDGIVVRSAIKSVSDLRGKAITLAQNSPSEYYLMSLLLSAGLSPKDVTLKYTATAFEAAAAFVADKKVNGCVSWAPDIYNIPDKVAGTRILSSTKDANKLIADVYAVRADFVRDHPEVVEGLVSGIFEGMDIIKDKPEQACKWMADAFAMKPEDVMGMRNDFHSTNFAENQQFFLNSSNPTNFERTWKGASYVYRELGRIDAPVQFDQVMDFSFIQGLQKKGLFTNQKDESIASFTPSSFRKASAEAPILTQTIRINFYPNSANPYEPAHDDLLNPIAGKLYDPNVDATLERVARLAGQFARAVIVVEGHCDSSLRGHASIDMVRQLSQDRAEAIKRALIDKFKFDPNKFTVVGKGWDVPADPNDPNNQALNRRVEISVFPPEQK is encoded by the coding sequence ATGGCTGAGCAAGGTGCCCGTTTGACCCCTTTGGGTAAGATTATCTCCATTCTCCTCATTCTCGGCGTGATCGGCGCCGGTGCCTGGATTGTCATGCGCGGCGGCGTCGGCGGCAAGCCGGGCGGCGGCCTGTTCTCGCAAGCTCCCGAAACCGAAGCTCCGGATACGACCGGCGTAACCACGGTAAAGGAATATAAGTATGTACCTTCGGACCGGCTGCCTCCGGTCAAGGGTGTCAGCCAATACCAGTGGGATCCGAACGAGAAGATCCTGCATTTCACCTATAACGTCTGGGCCGGCTGGCTCCCCGTCATCGCTGCCAACGGGGGTACAAAGCCGAATCCCGACAGCATTTTCGCCAAGAAGTACGGATTCCGTGTCCAGATGGACCTGATGGACGATCCGGTTGCCGCGCGTGATGCCTTCGCCGCGGGCAAGGTGCACACCCTTTGGGGAACGGTCGACATGATCGTCCTGATGGCGCCCGAGCTGATCAAAGATTCCCGCACGGCTCCGCGTGTCATGCAGCAGATCGACTGGTCGAACGGCGGCGACGGCATCGTCGTGCGCAGCGCCATCAAGTCGGTATCGGATCTGCGCGGCAAGGCCATAACCCTGGCCCAGAACTCGCCGAGCGAATACTACCTGATGTCCCTGCTGCTGTCGGCGGGATTGAGCCCTAAGGACGTCACTCTGAAATACACGGCCACGGCCTTCGAAGCCGCAGCCGCCTTCGTCGCCGACAAGAAAGTCAATGGCTGTGTCTCGTGGGCGCCGGACATCTACAACATCCCGGACAAGGTCGCCGGGACGCGCATCCTGTCGAGCACCAAGGACGCCAACAAGCTGATCGCCGATGTCTACGCCGTCCGGGCCGATTTCGTGCGCGACCACCCTGAGGTCGTCGAGGGGCTGGTCTCCGGCATCTTTGAAGGGATGGATATCATCAAAGACAAGCCTGAGCAGGCGTGCAAGTGGATGGCCGATGCCTTTGCCATGAAGCCGGAAGACGTCATGGGCATGCGCAACGATTTCCACTCGACGAATTTCGCGGAAAACCAGCAGTTCTTCCTCAACTCGTCCAACCCTACCAACTTCGAGCGCACCTGGAAGGGTGCCAGCTACGTCTATCGCGAACTGGGCCGCATCGATGCCCCGGTACAATTCGACCAGGTCATGGACTTTTCGTTTATTCAGGGGCTCCAGAAGAAGGGACTTTTCACCAACCAGAAAGATGAAAGCATCGCCTCTTTCACCCCTTCAAGCTTCAGAAAAGCATCGGCCGAGGCGCCGATCCTGACGCAGACCATCCGGATCAACTTCTATCCCAATTCGGCCAATCCCTATGAGCCGGCCCACGACGACCTTCTCAATCCGATCGCCGGGAAATTGTACGATCCGAATGTCGACGCCACGCTCGAACGTGTGGCGCGGCTGGCCGGCCAGTTTGCGCGCGCTGTCATTGTCGTTGAGGGTCACTGCGATTCAAGCCTGAGGGGTCACGCTTCTATCGATATGGTGCGCCAGCTCAGCCAGGACCGGGCCGAAGCGATCAAGCGGGCGCTGATCGACAAATTCAAGTTTGATCCGAACAAGTTCACCGTGGTGGGGAAAGGCTGGGACGTCCCCGCCGATCCCAACGATCCCAACAATCAGGCTCTCAACCGCAGGGTTGAAATCAGCGTTTTCCCGCCCGAACAGAAGTGA
- a CDS encoding PspA/IM30 family protein, whose product MAIFARIGRLFRGFFGLFISGIEARNPEALMEAARQEFRERMTQYNLALARMAGVAERLKSQIKGKTVRAQDLERRILANHHAGNMELAGSLARELQELKADLTTDTHELAETEEAYQGNLRQARIVQKDFEDKVRGLEKQLSQVKIKEAQAEAAAALGSTAFKVGDLGDTMKSVEEILAKRYEVSAGKARVAKDLVDMEKIQEKEGERKALEQAALAEFLASQGIQAPASAEAPAAAKEIGPAQSTGPSGT is encoded by the coding sequence ATGGCCATTTTTGCACGAATCGGTAGGCTGTTTAGGGGCTTCTTTGGGCTGTTCATCAGCGGCATCGAGGCGCGCAATCCGGAGGCGCTGATGGAAGCCGCGCGCCAGGAGTTTCGCGAGCGGATGACACAGTACAACCTCGCGCTGGCCCGCATGGCAGGAGTGGCAGAACGGCTGAAAAGCCAGATCAAGGGCAAGACGGTGCGCGCGCAGGATCTCGAACGCCGTATTCTGGCCAATCACCATGCGGGGAACATGGAACTGGCGGGGAGCCTGGCGCGGGAACTGCAGGAGTTGAAGGCCGACTTGACGACGGATACCCATGAGCTGGCGGAGACCGAGGAGGCCTACCAGGGAAATCTGCGCCAGGCAAGAATCGTCCAGAAGGATTTCGAAGATAAAGTGCGCGGCCTGGAAAAGCAGCTTTCCCAGGTAAAGATCAAGGAGGCGCAGGCCGAGGCTGCGGCAGCCCTGGGGAGCACCGCCTTCAAGGTCGGGGACCTGGGCGACACGATGAAGAGCGTCGAAGAGATTCTGGCGAAACGATATGAGGTGTCGGCAGGCAAGGCGCGCGTGGCCAAAGACCTTGTGGACATGGAAAAAATCCAGGAAAAAGAAGGCGAGCGCAAGGCGCTGGAGCAGGCGGCGCTCGCAGAATTTCTGGCCAGCCAGGGGATCCAGGCGCCAGCGTCCGCCGAGGCTCCGGCTGCCGCCAAGGAAATCGGGCCGGCGCAGAGCACCGGACCCTCCGGTACGTAA
- a CDS encoding DUF4164 domain-containing protein, which produces MSFLDLLQTMGGRLGILEAPSTTKTGAPEKVVTRTVTLAELKSEIRSEEVRTLAELPAELTVPYERIFEAAGVTAPAHGWNVARLKSLLNTEPYRSQDRAAAQRALLSLLSSEHIQAEDLVKEAMAQDQALDAFEVFVRRKVEDHMALAEHQTAELDARIQALQSERARLAERLQLDQEKLREWRRRKRAYEHDLAATIGYLTDRPVITTDEMTGDE; this is translated from the coding sequence ATGAGTTTTCTTGATCTCTTGCAGACCATGGGGGGCCGTCTCGGCATACTGGAAGCGCCGTCAACGACCAAGACCGGTGCGCCCGAAAAGGTGGTGACCCGGACCGTGACCCTTGCCGAGCTTAAGTCGGAGATCCGATCCGAGGAAGTGCGTACCCTCGCAGAGTTGCCCGCGGAACTTACGGTGCCGTACGAAAGGATCTTTGAGGCGGCAGGCGTAACCGCTCCCGCGCACGGCTGGAATGTGGCGCGGCTCAAATCTCTTCTGAACACGGAGCCCTATCGGAGCCAGGACCGGGCGGCGGCTCAGCGTGCGCTGCTGAGCCTGCTCAGTTCCGAGCACATCCAGGCGGAGGATCTGGTCAAGGAGGCCATGGCGCAAGACCAGGCGTTGGACGCGTTCGAGGTTTTCGTGCGCAGGAAGGTAGAGGATCACATGGCACTCGCGGAACACCAGACTGCCGAACTCGACGCCAGGATCCAGGCGCTGCAGAGCGAACGCGCGCGGCTTGCCGAGCGCCTGCAACTCGATCAGGAAAAACTGCGCGAGTGGCGCCGGCGCAAGCGCGCCTACGAACACGATCTGGCCGCAACCATCGGCTACCTGACCGATCGCCCGGTGATCACGACGGATGAAATGACGGGTGACGAATGA